The DNA region TAGAATATTTCAACTTGATCACGATAAGATCTACCACATGTGTCTCATTTAACACCTCAACATTCATCTAAACAGTCCAATACAATGCCATGTCAATAGAACTGAAGTCTTTTGTTAATGTAGATTTGCTCTTTAGGTTATCAtgttttgtgtttctttaaGTTTAAGCATACATcgaatgttttttgttttctatgaaTGACTTAGCACTTTTGACTAAGCATTGCATTGGATATTCATGATGTGTCAAATGAGACACAGATAGCTGATGACAAACCGTTAACTTTGCTGGTAAAGTGACAAAGGGACCTATTTTAAACTTCGTCAATACCGAAAGAATGTATGTATTATTGAGATTAAATACTCAAggactaaattaaattaagatgAAAACATAGGAaattaaagccaaaaaaaaaaaaaaaaaaaaaaccgcagtttggtaatttcaaattttatatagACAGCAAAGTCATGAGAGTAGCAGTAGGATATTTGCAAATATATACCTAAAAGCAGTGGTTAGTACTAATGATTAAAAGATGACATATTATAGCCCATATgcttatttataatattattggttgcgattagtatatatatatatactgtgtgtgtgtgaaaccatttatcttcttctttgacTTTTTCATCAACTGATTCGACTTTGAATCCTTCTTCTTTCACTTATCTTTGAATTATGTGCGCACTGGTCTTGCAATCTGGGCAACGTCGACGGGTACAGAACTATTATATTATGTGTGAAGAGGGCATTGTTCGAAGTTTCttgcaaattaattttcttaatctCGGCTTAACTTATCTCTACCTTTTCTcgctttatttttttagtacaatGAGATGGCGTGGTTCATTGAGTCTTTCATTAGGACTTACAAACTCTTGAAATTCAAAACGtaattatcaaaattgtcaTCAACAAGGTTTGGAATAATGTTAGGTGGAGTGTAAAACGACAGCAGTAGCCGTGGCTTTCAAGTCCAAAAACGATTTTTCAACATAATTGACAAAATTAGCAGCCGTCCAGATCGTGTTGGAAAGTTATACAAGATTCAAGCATATACAGGAGAAAGTGAAAGGTTCGTCAATTCCTTAAGAATTTTCGTGTTGAAAAGATATACATACATGATTCCAAAGCATGCCAAAGGAAACTGGACGCCAGAATCTATTTTTGCATTAATTTTAGACACAAATTAAGAATCAATTGACAGTGATCACTTGAATACTTTTCCATGACCAGTGACCGCATATGTATTTATCATTGGGATCACAGCTATATATACAAGGTGTCACTTATTATAAATAGGGGTAAATACTAATTCTTCATAgggtttattttgtatcataggaggtccttttagttttgataaaagacTAAATTCGTTCTTCCGTCCATTAACCGTTAGTTGATCTAATGGAACTCCACGTGAACCAATTAGAAGCTGACATTTAGCATAAGCggccacgtcatcagtgatgacgtggcacctaattaaattttttttaaaaaaaaaaaattaaaaatatatattttttcacaaaaaaaaaaaaaaaaaaaaaaaaaattggtgggtAGCCGAGCCAACCCCAGTGGGTTTTGGAggtagccgagccacccccttgggcaccaagggggtggcttaCCCCCTTGAAGCCaagagggtggccgaaaccatccccaatggtttttaaaaagagttttttttttatatttttgggtgtttagtgtgacataaaataatagtcaataaaaactattttcagTTTAACGGAAAatgcctttttaattttttaaaaattgtttctatttttgaaaaccgtaaacaatTTTCTGAGTTTGAGCACCTCATTCTCATATCTACATACCCGACCGGGACCTTGTCGGGACTCGCCCAAAACCTTGTCAAGACCAACCCGGAACATGATCGGGACTCTCCAGGACCTTGCCGAGACTCAACTAAGACCCGGTCGAATCTGGTTAGGACATTGTCAAGACTTGGTTGAGACCTACTAGGACACGCCGGACTTGGTCGGGACCCGGTCGAGACTCTACTTGGACCTAATTGAGACTCGTAGGACTCGGCCACGTCATTGCCGGGACCTGGTTgggacattttcataatttaaagtttaatatgattgatatataaatttgtaattttttgtacATGCCAAACaccataaaatgttttcgagaaaattattttttagaaaaatattttcttctaaaaacattttctaacggaaaatattttatatcgaAACAAACGAGCCTTAGTGAATCCCAACTGACCAGTCAATTCCTATATGTATGGCTATCTAAACTTAAGAAAGTACAAGTGCCGAACATATAAAGTGTTGGATCGAGCCTTTGATCATCTCATTTGAAAACCAATTGGTATCATGACGCTCTCGTGACTCGAACCCATGaccctggctctgataccatttattAGATTGGGCCTGTGACCATCttatttgaaaatcaattggTGTTCAGTGAAGaaagccaaatccttttatggcattcaaaaTCGCAGCCTACAAAGTATCTAAGAGCCGTCCAAGTGACTAGAGCAGCGGCATTGTTGAATCTCAACATAAATGATTCTTTATATTAATTACTTGATACTTAGTAGCATATGTACAATTTGGTTTCCTAATTTTTATCCGCTTCACCTACTACGTCCATTACCTTTACAATACAAAGTGATGATTTATATTGTAAAGATATCAAGTTGAATAAACAGCTAGCAGAATGTTTAGTCACTTCCAATAACAAATTCCTTTTATTTCTAAACTTAAGCTGCGACTTTGAGCTTGATGAGACCGTAGAATATATgattctctatatatattacGTTGAACTATAATATTTACATTGACGTGTGGTTTGTGAGGGTAGCTCAATTGATTGAGACCACGCATCATAAAGCAAAAGTTACTATTTTAAATCTACCTCCTCTTATGCGAACatgtgtaaaaagaaaaaaaaataaaaaaatatttacattgACATGTGGTggtaattaaatcttaaaatttgGTTACTTTATTTGTATCCAGTACTCCTCCGCCTACACTTACAAAAAGTGGTTATTTGTAAGCATATCAAGTTGAATAAaagcactatatatatatatatatatatatatatatatataacattttgaAGAGATTCCAGCGGTGGAAGTAGGCGTTTATATTTCATTACAGTCGTACCGATACCGATACCGAGTTATGTCAACCTGGTTAATTCCTTGGTGTTTTTCCTTCATCAATTTGCGATCCAGAAAGAAGTGGGGTACATCTCCACGCATGGTAAACCATGGTACATCTCCACGCATGGTAAACCATGGTAAAATGTTCAGAGGGTAAACCATGGTAAACAGTTGCCGTGGGTTTCAAGTCCAAAAACAATTTTCGTGCTGGAAAGTCATACATGATTCTGTCACTTGACGCAAGTGGAGAGCGATTATAATAATAACGTATGCTTGTGAACTCGAATACTTTTCCACGAAATTATGTCCCCCGGCCCCACTGGACTTATAATTAGGGAAAAGCTGCAGATGAGAGCTATATATACAAGGTGTAGTTTTAGGACTAGCTACTTCATAaccattttttcttctagtttgGCATATCAAATTAGAACCATGCTAGATTTAAAGCCTTATCATCTCCTCTTCACCTTGTTTCTCTTTGGTATTTTCTCCACCAATCATGCCTGCAAGCAAATGGACCGTGACTCTCTCACATCCTTAGCCTTCAACCGTATGTCTTCTCCTCCACTAAATTGGTCTTCCATTGATTGTTGCCAGTGGGAGGGCATTTCTTGTAGTCATAAAAATCGAGTCACCCATATCTGGTTACCTGCTAAAGGCCTCAGTGGCAGTATATTTCCCTATCTTGGAAACCTCAAACGTCTCTCCCACCTTAATCTCTCCCACAATTCACTTTTGGGTCCTCTCCCTAAGGGATTGTTTTCGTCCTCGAATCAACTCAAGGTCATTGATTTGAGCTACAATCGTCTATTTGGAGATATATCTGGTTGGCTTGCCTCCCTTCAAATTGTTGACATATCTAGCAATCAATTTAGTGAGACAATCCAATCTTCATTCCTTCAAAGAGCATGGAGGTTGACCGACCTCAATGTCAGCAACAATAATCTCGCAGGCCCGATTCCTTCATTTCCTTGCATCAACTCTTCAGTGGTCAAGCTACTCGATTTCTCCCATAATCATTATAGTGGCCATATTCCTCGTGGACTAGGGGCATGTTCCAAACTCAAGGTTTTCCGGGCAGGTTTTAATTATCTCTCTGGATTGCTTCCTCATGATATATACAATGCAGTGGGGTTGGAAGAAATCTCTTTGCCTTCCAATAATCTTTCAGGACCCATTAGCGGTGACATTGTGAACCTTGCCAAACTCACTTACCTTGAGTTATATCGCAATAACTTGAGTGGCAAGCTCCCAGTGGATATCGGGAAGCTCTCCAAATTAACGGACATACTCCTTAATGATAACTCCTTAACAGGTTCTTTGCCCCCATCTTTGGTGAATTGCACAAATCTCACAAAATTGTTCTTAGGATCCAATTTCCTTGAAGGAAACATCTCTACCTTTAATTTCTCTAGTCTTCATCAACTTATTGTAATTGACCTTGGGGGTAATAAGTTTTCTGGTAACTTGCCAGTAAGCCTTTACTCATGCAAGTCCTTGACCACAATCCGTCTAGCCCTAAACCAACTCGAGGGACAAATCCAACCTGAGGTGCTTCaattaaaattcttatctttCCTTTCACTTGCTAGCAACAAGTTAACCAATATCACATACGCAATCAAGATTTTGATGCGTTGCAAGACACTCAGTGTAGTCATGCTTGGAGAGAATTTTCTATATGAGGCAATGCCAAGTGATGACAATATAGTTGGGTCTGATGGATTTGAGAATCTTCGATTGTTTAGCCTTGACGGATGCCAATTGTCTGGTCAAATGCCTATATGGCTATCTAGGCTTAAGAAACTAGAAGTTCTAAGTCTATCTTCCAATCGTATCACGGGTTCAATTCCTATTTGGTTGTCAACTCTTCCAAGGCTCTTTCGTTTAGATATATCTGACAACCTCATTTCAGGTGAATTTCCAAAGGAATTTTGTGGATTGCAAACATTAGTGTCACCAAAGGCTCTAGTAGACGATAATCATTGGGATTTACCAATATTTACTGGCCCCAGTCCTTTTGGACAACACAATTTTCTCTCAAGCCTGCCACCATCAATTATTGTTGCAAACAATAATCTTAGTGGCAACATCCCAATTGAGATCGGTTGTTTGAAGCTTCTTTCTATACTGGATTTTAGTCAAAACATCTTCTCAGGCAGCATCCCAAACCAAATTTCAGAGCTCACAAACTTGGAAGTATTAAACCTCTCTGCAAATCGATTGTCCGGCGAACTACCAGCATCACTAAGTAGTCTACATTTCTTGCATGCCTTTAGTGTTGCAAACAACAATTTGCATGGACCAATACCATCCGGCACTCAACTCCAGAGCTTTGATGCCTCTGCATTTGAGGGTAACCCTGGACTTTGTGGTCCCCCTCTTCCAAATGAGTGTGCCCATATTGTTAGCAACAAGGGAGACATTCGGGATGAGGACGATGGGCATAGAATCCCATGGTTTCCAATTATTGTGGTTTTTGGCTTCATTACAGGTTTTTGGGGAGTTTGTGGTTCATTAGTTCTTAGCTATAAGTGGAGGGTTGCATATTTCCAATTCATGGACAACCTAAAAGATAGGTgtataatctttttctttaaaattgcatATGGGTCGCTTTAGAGTCTGTTATCAATCGGTCGTTATAGAGTCTGTCATCAATTTGCTTTCCTGagtttcaatttgaataaattaaggtTTTGTTAGGTTTCATATTTCCAATTTGCGTTCAATGTGATCATTGATCACTGTCttggagaaaattaattaatcttgGTTACTTTGTTTGTCATGCCAGTTACTGTTGATCTGCGAAGGCAAGCCACAACTTAATTGGTCATTATATGTTGCACAGCTTTCCTATGCATAATGAAAAGAGAGACAACAAacaaattcttcaaaaaatggaaaaacagaacaaaaatgCAGTGCTCAGTAATGCAATTTCACTTGTATTTGCTGTCATTCTCTCTTTTAAACCTCCAAATCAGCCAAAATTTCCAACTATCAAACGGCATCTCATTAGTAGACTAATTGGCTTTATAAATTTAAGTCAAAGATCTCACTATCCATCAAGAAACATATGAATTAAGGAATTTTAAGGAGTTAAATTAATggtgaaattaagggtaaaatgTTTTACAATGATTTCCGGATTGTGAAAGTGAACTTAGCTTTTGAAATCTAGAAAATTTGTCTACTTAATGAGATTACAAGTGAAGAACCATTCAAATTCCATTTCTGTTAAGCTGCACTGCCAGTTTTGCGAATATTCATTTGGCTCTGTGTCAGCCAAATTGCTGTTTCTCTTGATGACACAGCTTCTTCTTCACCAAAAGGTCTCAACACTCCTGCAAGTTCCTCAAGCCTTTCATGTTTTAGTAAATCTGAGCAGATCTCTAGTAGTGACTCCAGACCTTTTGCTCTTTGCCGAGTTTGGGGTTCCCATTCAATCCTTGTTTCATAACCATGATCCAATGTCAGTGTACTCATTGATGAGATGTCACTAGAACCTCCATTCAATTCGTAAATATCTTCTTTCCCTGTTTGCTTAGTAGCGATAAGACCATTCTCCCTTGCATTAAATTCATTTTCACATGGCAATATGATTTTACTTCTAATGATGCGTTTTCAGTGGAAGCATTTATCAGACATGAGCTAGGGTTTATTGTAGAATGTGAAGAGCATCTTGGCTTAGAGGAACACCCTTGTTTCCTATCTGCATGTGCTGACAACATATGCACCAAGGCTATTTCTGAGTTGGCATTTCCAATTTGTTCAACAGAATTGAAAAAAACTCTAAAACCCTTTAATGCTTTTGATGTTTTCTCAAGACAGCTAGTGCAATCTACTATTCTTGTCTCAACTTCTATTTCAAGAAAACCATAGATGTTGGTTTCCTTTGCTGGGGCCTCACTGAATGCATGTGCTTTTCCTACTTGAACACTTTCCAAATTCTTTGATCGCCTTGCCTTTCCACCTCTGGTGTCTTTCCCAACACTATGTTAGACAGTTGGGTTCCTTTTGGTCTAATTTTGCCGCTGCATTTAGACTTCACTGGCATAAAAACAGGTGATATATTAGAGTGTTGAGCAAGGTATGGTTGTAAATGGGGATGCCTCAGAAGCTCTGCAGCCTAAAATGTGGTGAAAGTTTCAGGAAAAGACATTGCTTTTAGAAAGATATGAcaaattttggtaatttgaacTCACTGTTGGTCTAAGGTCAGTCTTAACATGCTCTTGACTAATTGTTTCCTGCATTCCAAATTGCATCCAATTTTAGTTGTATAATTCCTTTCTGTATATTTGCTTTTGTATACTTACTTacagaaaaaaatcaaaacattcaCTTGCAATGTAAAAGAATACACAATTGGAAGTGGGGACATGTATGATCGGTTTATTTTGTTAACAAGTCCTGACAAATCCTGTTACATTTATTTGTCAATAATCCGATTTACTTGTTAGCCAGCAATTGAAATATATAGTTCAATACTCAACTTCGTCGCTTCAAAAAATGCAGTAGTTATAGGTCAAGCCAACACTTACAAGAGCTCTAAATGCAGGTTGATGTGCAGCTATTTCAATCATGCATCAACATGTCACATTAGCAAATGTGATTTTGTTAGAGGTATAATAATAGTggtattttagatttaaaataccttaggataatatgttatctttatagataacattagattatttaaatattagataTAAGTATTAAttagtataatttaaatattagggataagtattatcagtagtttatattaattagtcttttattttactatgcattgtaattgtctatttaaagatatCAAGCCCATTAATGAaagaatcagaaaattaatcccaaaccttgagtttgaaaaatggttttttatgtttcttcaaaatctaaaaggtctaggttcctTTTGAATCTAAGGTCTAGGTTCTCTCAGAACCTATAATCTATCCCTGTTACGTATTCTCGTAACATTTGGCAGACACCCGTATGGTACGTATGGAAAAGCAACTTTCCAACCTTCAAACCTTGTTTGAAGTCATGATGAAGCAGAACACAGTGATTGCCAAAATTGTAGCCGAGAACTCCATGGTACTAAAAGAGATCAACAGAAGGAAAAAGTCTACAGCAAGAACCAGTGACAAGTCACACCATGGAAACCTAAATTCCATGCCATCGCTGGATTCCCAGCCAACCAAAAACATCCACAACGTGGTCAAATAGCAAGACCCATCGCAATGTCATTACATTGTACGGTCAATTGCAAAACGGTAGAGTCAGGATGAAATGAAGGAATGTTCATCATTGTACATAGCCAAAACAAGGCAACCATGTCCACCCTGTGCTCCATTGCAAGCGCCTCGTCGCCATCCTGTATCACAGAAAAACAGGCAGTCCAATGTTCATTGGCAGCGGCAAGTGAGTGGGCTTGTGCAAATTTGGACGCTGGATGACATAAAAGTGATCCCACCTCTTGTATGGCCACCAAGCAAACACCTGAAACGAGTAacgaaggaagaaaaaaaatttctagaccttgaggacaaggtctcCTTAAGGGGAATGAAATGTTAGGGGTATAATAAAAGAggtattttagatttaaaataccttaggataatatgttatctttatagataacattagattatttaaatattagagataagtattagttagtataatttaaatattagggataagtattatcagtagtttattttaattagtcttttattttactatgcattgtaattttctatttaaagacatcaagccCATTAAtgaaaaaatcagaaaattaatcccaaaccttgagtttgaaaaatgttttttaagtattctcaaaatctaaaaagtcTAATTTCCCTTTGAATCTAAGGTCTAGGCTTCCTCAAAACCTATAATCTATCCCCGTTACGTGTTGCAAACAACAATTTGCATTGACCAATACCATCAGGCACTCAACTCCAGAACTTTGATGCCTTTGCATATGAGGGTAACCTTAGACTTTGTGGCCCCCCTCTTCCACATGAGTGCACCCATATTGTTAGCAACAAGGGAGACATTAGGGATGATGACAATGGGCATAGAATCCCATGGTTTCCAATTACTATGGTTCTTGGCTCCATTACAGGTTTTTGGAGAGTCTGTGGTCCATTAGTTCTTAGCTACAAGTGGAGAGTTGCATATTTCCAATTCATGGACGATGTAAAAGATAGGTgtataatctttttctttaaaattgcatATTGGTCGTTATAGTGTCTATTATCACTTTGGTTTCCTGagtttcaatttgaataaattaaggtTTTGTTAGTTTTCATATTTCCAATTTGCGTTCAATGTGATCACTGTCttggagaaaatttattaaTCTTGGTTACTTTGTTTGTCATGCCATTTATTGTTGATCCGCGATGACAAGCCACAACTTATTTGGTCATTATATGTTGCACAACCTTCCGATTCATAATAAAAAGAGAGACAACAAacaaattcttcaaaaaatgtGAAAGCAGAAGAAAATGCTGCCAGAAAGATTATATGTTCAATTCCGGAAAGAGCACTAAACCCCAATGGAATGTACTTCCTTATAATAATGCTGTCAGAAATTTTGGGGGTGAAAATAAGACTAATGGTTTGTTGGGGGGAAAAGTCAATCCCTTTGCTCAGCAAAAGAATGTGGAGAATGTTGCTAATGGTaagaaacaatttaaaaattcattaggcGAACAAGTCAAGTTGGAAGACGAAATTAATTCGCCTTTGAATGAGAAGGTAGTGACCCAAGAAGAATTCAAGGAAGGCAAAGTGAAGGCAGAGGGATCCTCAGCAGAATCTATTGCTGCCCTTGATAAAGTCGATACCgtcaaacaaaaaatggaagctGCGTATGAGACTTTAAATGCAACTGTGGAGGATGTCTTTGCCAATGGGGATCTTCATCGGGCTGATGAGACCTTGGCCAATATGAGGCATTGCTTGTCTGCTGTTGGGGAGGTTGCTGTATTTGCTAATGTGGAGAAGCAGCTTTGTGgtctgacattttttttttctcttcaaacatAGATGGCGCTGGAAGAAAATGTAGATGATGCATGGGAAGAGAGAGGGTTCAACAGAAATAAAAAAGGCTGCGGAGGAGGTGTGTGCTGTCACTGTTGTGTGCAAATGGTGGAATTGGGCATTGTGAAAGTCAGATTTGGGTAGTGTGTTCACGTGAGCTGGCTTGCTTGGGAAGTGAGAACAAATATCAGACAAAGGTTTGGGCTTTTGGCCCGCATTTTGGCCCTAGGCTGCATTTGTATTTCAATATTCTTTGTATTCACTTGTAATAGACAGCTTTCTTTCGATTGCACACCTTGTGAGCAAGGTGTTTTAAAGGAGCGGGCAATGTAATGGGTTAAAGTAGATAACCCATTTCTGTTATTAGGTTAGTTGTTAGTTAGGTCGTTACTAGATTAGTTGTTAGTTAGGCCAAGTAGTTGGCCCAAGTAGTTAGAATGGAGTCTATATAAGGCTCTTGAGATAATTGTAAAGGTATCAAAGAATCTATGGACTGTTCAATTGTGAACCTTGGAAGTTAAGCATCCTCGAAATGCTTAGTTTGTAGGAGATTAGCCATCTCGAATTGGCCTTTTCAATAACAANNNNNNNNNNNNNNNNNNNNNNNNNNNNNNNNNNNNNNNNNNNNNNNNNNNNNNNNNNNNNNNNNNNNNNNNNNNNNNNNNNNNNNNNNNNNNNNNNNNNTCAAAGCTCTGTAGTTGAGTATCTAACAAAGTTAGTGTTGGAAAAGACACCAGAGGTGGAAAGGGAAGGCCATCAAAGAATGTAACAGTAAACTACTACTTGTTATTGAAAAGGCCAATTCGAGATGGCTAATCTCCTACAAACTAAGCATTTCGAGGATGCTTAACTTCCAAGGTTCACAATTGAACAGTCCATAGATTCTTTGATACCTTTACAATTATCTCAAGAGCCTTATATAGACTCCATTCTAACTACTTGGGCCAACTACTTGGCCTAACTAACAACTAATCTAGTAACGACCTAACTAACAACTAACCTAATAACAGAAATGGGTTATCTACTTTAACCCATTACATTGCCCGCTCCTTTAAAACACCTTGCTCACAAGGTGTGCAATCGAAAGAAAGCTGTCTATTACAAGTGAATACAAAGAATATTGAAATACAAATGCAGCCTAGGGCCAAAATGCGGGCCAAA from Corylus avellana chromosome ca10, CavTom2PMs-1.0 includes:
- the LOC132163765 gene encoding receptor-like protein 2 encodes the protein MLDLKPYHLLFTLFLFGIFSTNHACKQMDRDSLTSLAFNRMSSPPLNWSSIDCCQWEGISCSHKNRVTHIWLPAKGLSGSIFPYLGNLKRLSHLNLSHNSLLGPLPKGLFSSSNQLKVIDLSYNRLFGDISGWLASLQIVDISSNQFSETIQSSFLQRAWRLTDLNVSNNNLAGPIPSFPCINSSVVKLLDFSHNHYSGHIPRGLGACSKLKVFRAGFNYLSGLLPHDIYNAVGLEEISLPSNNLSGPISGDIVNLAKLTYLELYRNNLSGKLPVDIGKLSKLTDILLNDNSLTGSLPPSLVNCTNLTKLFLGSNFLEGNISTFNFSSLHQLIVIDLGGNKFSGNLPVSLYSCKSLTTIRLALNQLEGQIQPEVLQLKFLSFLSLASNKLTNITYAIKILMRCKTLSVVMLGENFLYEAMPSDDNIVGSDGFENLRLFSLDGCQLSGQMPIWLSRLKKLEVLSLSSNRITGSIPIWLSTLPRLFRLDISDNLISGEFPKEFCGLQTLVSPKALVDDNHWDLPIFTGPSPFGQHNFLSSLPPSIIVANNNLSGNIPIEIGCLKLLSILDFSQNIFSGSIPNQISELTNLEVLNLSANRLSGELPASLSSLHFLHAFSVANNNLHGPIPSGTQLQSFDASAFEGNPGLCGPPLPNECAHIVSNKGDIRDEDDGHRIPWFPIIVVFGFITGFWGVCGSLVLSYKWRVAYFQFMDNLKDRCIIFFFKIAYGSL